In one window of Burkholderia cenocepacia DNA:
- a CDS encoding carboxymuconolactone decarboxylase family protein — translation MTAKLNPFAAAPALMKSWMTVSVAAAGSLEPTLIELVKIRASQINACANCLNMHTVEAREEGETEQRIYLLSAWRDAPCYTDRERAALGWTEALTRLSEGHAAHEAAYAALNDHFSEEEQVKLTVMINVINGWNRLAVGFGLWVDPADAKAAAAKMVA, via the coding sequence ATGACTGCGAAACTCAATCCGTTTGCCGCCGCCCCCGCGCTGATGAAGAGCTGGATGACCGTGTCGGTCGCCGCGGCCGGGAGCCTCGAGCCGACGCTGATCGAGCTGGTCAAGATCCGCGCGTCGCAGATCAACGCGTGCGCGAACTGCCTTAACATGCACACCGTCGAGGCGCGCGAGGAAGGCGAGACCGAGCAGCGCATCTACCTGCTGTCCGCATGGCGCGACGCGCCCTGCTACACCGACCGCGAACGCGCGGCGCTCGGCTGGACCGAGGCGCTCACGCGGCTGTCGGAGGGCCATGCGGCGCACGAAGCGGCCTACGCGGCGCTGAACGACCATTTCAGCGAGGAAGAACAGGTGAAACTCACGGTGATGATCAACGTGATCAACGGCTGGAACCGGCTCGCCGTCGGCTTCGGGCTGTGGGTCGACCCGGCCGACGCGAAGGCCGCCGCCGCGAAGATGGTGGCCTGA